The genomic interval TGTCGGCACGCTCGAATGCCATGTGCAAGAAGGCTGGGGCCACGTCATTGCCTCGAACCGCGACATGGATTGCGTGTTCAAGCCTGTCGACGGCGGCACCGAACACTACACCGGCGAACTGTCGCGCTACGGAATCGACCTTGGCTACACCAGCGACGCCACGCTGATCTGGGGCGTCATCGCGCCTGCATCAGATCTCGCCACCGGCGCGCTTGAAGGCGATTACGGTGGCGCGTCTGCTCAGGCGACTGTCGGCGTCGGCCTCGGCGCCAACGTGCTGATAGGCGGCCTCGATCGCTCGATCGCGCTGCAGCCCGTCAGCGTTGAAGGCAACACTGGCCTTGCCGTCGCCGCCGGCGTGGGCGTCATCACGCTGCGCCAAGGGTAAGCGACTAACGCAAGGAATGCGGTGCGGCCTTATCCCCGCGCCGCATTTCTGCGTTAGACTGTCCGCGATGATTGCCGTTTGCCGATAAGCGGGACGATCAGC from Terricaulis silvestris carries:
- a CDS encoding DUF992 domain-containing protein, which produces MRIRNILKAGVVAAAFAMISAPAQAAGSGVHVGTLECHVQEGWGHVIASNRDMDCVFKPVDGGTEHYTGELSRYGIDLGYTSDATLIWGVIAPASDLATGALEGDYGGASAQATVGVGLGANVLIGGLDRSIALQPVSVEGNTGLAVAAGVGVITLRQG